The following proteins are encoded in a genomic region of Fervidobacterium pennivorans DSM 9078:
- a CDS encoding SpoIID/LytB domain-containing protein, which produces MGKQFFMCAIVLLALLVNVFTFGQESFTLNVSLKFPNDNGPDTLINNLKSTNVELSYVYEITISGENYFERYTSTSPILSLNVSQQGVYEVSVFVIVGKDIYFTGVATATVDYSSLTQDIEVHLKHNMSKLLITLDVDKIEALSGKRILITSNDSVSAVFNELLDTSVFPLLIDIVPGSYKVDIVAESNATSNPTETSLSTTELKIQPGRFYPLMASFKKGTPALLNNLAKVSKLIAFDINTREIIFEREGKYKLSKSLSLNGKTNASWSNVLFPGISDLYLMFENGEITSINYEENFPSRVRVLLSSQQTSVGGLLSSSFEHVTVKPQQDYLLFVFDKTYYQVMKLQSGHVVRFQNQSDGLIIETGDGIIGPFEKSSRFYIKPLSKDSSIEIIEKSRNKYSGSFEIFVNDSGGLSIINDLPVEEYLRSVVSSEMPSTYHPEALKAQAVTARTYTLNKILSDRRYARLGANIDDSTNFQAYNFQKPNEKASKAVIETEGWILMHLNKPAETFYYAASGGHSMSSADVFKAKISYLPPKLMAVEREITLLLDDEMALLNFLKNWNVSLLRDLGFPEASNGYFRWKVEYFSEELLPILKSLKDTKTLDLENAVILKAKYKPTELLADFVNLVLKPKLLAEADVTSISELGNDFSTLLNNLPEIQDQTITTEQFQNIHQQNSEDYGSNEQQERIVNIYITQRTPGKYVKEVVVETNKRLYKIADEQVLKLFSPNGKKVVLQNGIVRSDFTSLPSFFFTIDVIRNDDGYAEKVVLYGGGFGHGIGMSQVAANFLAKDYGWDYVTILEFFYPGTVLSKVY; this is translated from the coding sequence GTGGGAAAACAGTTTTTTATGTGCGCGATTGTTCTGTTAGCGCTACTCGTTAATGTATTTACTTTTGGTCAAGAAAGTTTCACGCTTAATGTCTCACTGAAATTTCCGAATGACAATGGACCTGATACTCTGATAAACAATTTGAAAAGCACCAATGTTGAACTTTCTTATGTTTATGAAATTACTATCTCTGGTGAGAATTATTTTGAAAGATATACCTCAACTTCTCCAATTTTAAGCCTAAACGTTTCACAACAAGGGGTTTATGAAGTTAGCGTATTCGTAATAGTTGGAAAAGACATTTATTTCACAGGTGTGGCTACGGCTACAGTAGACTACAGTTCTTTAACTCAAGATATAGAAGTTCATCTTAAACATAATATGTCGAAACTGCTTATCACATTAGACGTTGACAAGATAGAAGCACTTAGCGGGAAAAGAATTTTAATCACCTCCAATGATTCTGTAAGCGCAGTATTTAATGAACTCCTAGATACGAGTGTCTTTCCATTACTGATTGATATAGTTCCAGGCAGTTACAAAGTTGACATAGTAGCAGAAAGCAATGCTACTTCTAATCCTACTGAGACATCACTTTCTACTACGGAGTTAAAAATCCAACCTGGTCGATTTTACCCTTTGATGGCTTCCTTCAAAAAAGGAACTCCAGCTTTGTTGAATAATTTGGCAAAAGTATCAAAATTAATTGCTTTCGATATTAACACACGTGAGATTATTTTTGAGCGTGAGGGAAAATACAAACTGTCAAAAAGTCTATCACTCAACGGAAAAACTAATGCAAGTTGGTCAAATGTACTATTTCCTGGGATCAGCGACTTGTATCTCATGTTTGAAAACGGTGAAATAACTAGTATTAATTACGAAGAAAACTTTCCTTCAAGAGTTCGCGTTCTCTTGAGTTCACAACAGACTTCTGTTGGCGGATTGCTGTCAAGTAGTTTTGAACACGTTACTGTGAAGCCTCAGCAAGATTATTTGCTTTTTGTCTTTGACAAGACGTATTACCAAGTTATGAAACTTCAGTCTGGGCACGTTGTTCGATTTCAGAATCAATCCGATGGACTCATTATTGAAACCGGAGACGGGATAATTGGACCTTTTGAAAAAAGTTCACGTTTCTACATAAAACCACTGTCTAAGGATTCATCAATAGAGATTATTGAAAAGAGCAGGAATAAATATTCTGGAAGCTTTGAGATATTTGTAAACGATAGTGGCGGACTCAGCATAATCAATGATTTACCAGTAGAAGAATATCTAAGAAGTGTTGTATCAAGCGAAATGCCGAGCACCTATCATCCTGAAGCATTGAAAGCACAAGCTGTGACAGCTCGAACTTATACTTTGAATAAAATCCTATCTGATAGAAGATACGCAAGATTAGGTGCGAATATTGATGATTCTACAAACTTTCAAGCTTACAATTTCCAGAAACCTAACGAAAAAGCTTCCAAAGCTGTTATAGAAACTGAAGGTTGGATCCTTATGCACCTTAATAAACCAGCGGAAACATTTTATTACGCTGCATCAGGCGGTCATTCCATGAGTTCTGCGGATGTCTTTAAAGCGAAAATAAGTTATTTACCACCAAAGCTAATGGCTGTTGAGAGGGAAATCACACTTTTACTTGATGATGAAATGGCATTACTTAATTTTCTAAAAAATTGGAATGTTTCATTGTTAAGAGATTTGGGTTTCCCAGAAGCTAGTAACGGTTATTTCCGCTGGAAGGTGGAATACTTTTCAGAAGAGCTCCTACCAATCCTCAAATCTCTTAAAGACACAAAAACTTTAGACCTTGAAAATGCGGTCATTTTAAAAGCCAAATACAAGCCAACTGAGTTATTAGCCGACTTTGTTAATCTTGTCTTAAAACCCAAGCTTTTAGCAGAAGCAGATGTAACAAGCATCTCTGAATTAGGAAATGATTTCTCTACACTTTTGAATAATCTTCCGGAGATACAGGATCAGACGATTACAACCGAGCAATTTCAGAACATACACCAACAAAATAGCGAAGACTACGGTTCAAATGAACAACAAGAAAGAATCGTTAACATTTATATTACTCAAAGAACCCCTGGAAAGTATGTCAAAGAAGTAGTCGTAGAGACAAATAAAAGATTGTATAAAATAGCAGACGAGCAAGTACTAAAACTATTCTCACCGAATGGGAAAAAGGTGGTATTACAAAATGGCATAGTCAGATCAGATTTCACTTCGCTTCCGAGTTTCTTTTTTACCATAGATGTTATTAGGAACGATGATGGTTATGCGGAAAAGGTGGTGCTTTACGGTGGAGGATTTGGACATGGAATAGGTATGAGCCAGGTGGCTGCAAACTTTCTAGCAAAGGATTACGGCTGGGATTACGTTACTATATTAGAATTCTTTTATCCGGGAACAGTTTTGTCCAAGGTTTACTAA
- a CDS encoding tetratricopeptide repeat protein yields the protein MKSQKLSLLLATIFCILFVITYLYNVNLVSHLQRFQKIVKAYELYVSDSKDFSKYVEDNNLEELSYLVEKQIKSQVRAKIDAAKQAFRSGNYADAAKLLREIKDIENPWLDEVYFYLGSSLYKIGEIESAKFYLSSFLDNFKYSIYRKEALLMLREFSDGELKKKVEETLNSMEEFKK from the coding sequence ATGAAATCCCAGAAATTGTCTCTTTTGCTCGCTACGATTTTCTGCATACTGTTTGTCATCACTTACCTTTACAATGTGAATCTCGTCTCGCATCTACAAAGGTTCCAAAAGATAGTAAAAGCTTACGAATTATACGTGTCTGACAGTAAAGACTTTTCCAAATACGTTGAGGACAATAATTTAGAAGAATTGTCTTATCTCGTTGAAAAACAGATAAAATCACAAGTAAGAGCGAAAATAGACGCTGCAAAACAGGCTTTCAGGAGTGGCAATTACGCCGATGCTGCTAAATTACTTAGGGAGATTAAGGATATTGAAAATCCCTGGCTTGATGAGGTATACTTTTATTTGGGCTCGTCATTGTACAAAATTGGGGAAATTGAGAGCGCAAAATTCTACTTGTCTTCATTTTTAGACAATTTTAAGTATTCTATATACCGTAAGGAAGCACTTTTGATGCTACGGGAATTTTCTGATGGTGAGCTTAAGAAAAAAGTCGAAGAAACTTTAAATAGCATGGAAGAATTTAAAAAATAG
- a CDS encoding glycerophosphodiester phosphodiesterase family protein yields the protein MKILGHRGLPVLYKENTLQSLLAPFSFGADGIETDVRLTKDGVPVLIHDETLTNFCGAGVRVGDLTLAELKEYKSNGETIPTLEEFLKLAPKNRCLNIEVKEYEAGELSVLICKTFYEGEIIFSSFNHRLINELKERYSGLKFGYLFDEQHISMSDEEILALFDKNTYSAHLPVIGLLYFPERLVNIIKELKKREIKIVLWTVNSKNDIARITEYVDYVITDDVRIFL from the coding sequence TTGAAAATACTTGGTCATAGAGGGTTGCCTGTATTGTATAAAGAAAACACACTCCAATCGTTACTTGCACCATTCTCCTTTGGAGCTGATGGTATAGAAACAGATGTCAGATTAACAAAAGACGGTGTCCCTGTTTTAATCCACGACGAAACCCTGACCAACTTTTGTGGCGCTGGCGTTAGGGTCGGTGATTTAACACTTGCCGAGTTAAAAGAATACAAAAGTAATGGTGAAACAATTCCGACACTTGAGGAATTTCTCAAATTAGCACCTAAAAACAGATGTTTAAATATTGAAGTTAAAGAATACGAAGCGGGAGAATTGTCGGTGCTGATCTGTAAAACATTTTACGAAGGGGAAATCATATTCAGTTCTTTCAACCATCGCTTAATCAATGAATTAAAAGAAAGGTACAGTGGTTTAAAATTCGGCTACCTTTTTGACGAACAACATATAAGTATGAGTGACGAGGAAATACTTGCGCTATTTGACAAAAATACTTATAGTGCCCATTTACCCGTAATTGGTTTGCTTTACTTCCCGGAACGATTGGTAAATATTATTAAGGAATTAAAGAAAAGGGAAATTAAGATAGTATTGTGGACAGTTAATAGTAAAAATGACATTGCAAGGATTACTGAATATGTGGATTATGTTATAACAGACGATGTAAGAATTTTCCTGTGA
- a CDS encoding amino acid ABC transporter substrate-binding protein: protein MYKIIVLLISMLAIIFVWFNYTSTTVGFIYNPITNAAEYLGLKNYRVNFVASNIDSDLEKFFKYLSSRGVKFVVGPSMSVDGKKVLPFLKKYNILALSPTITSTELLKSGYIYSLMPPNKSIVLAFQEYLEKLGCSNLLLVLDDSNREYSDEFKSLLNYFPGDFVYYQELSSIKNVPVEKYDTAVLTTVEKDSFEIIKFLKTKNPKIRIFATEASFSKEFLRLGGIFLEDTYFLVPKLHSTEGVELVMIENWVDFIQKHRFLSTQQFKRFINTHIIKVGERYVYFTEEGVKEDLQLYVVKDGKFKEVQ from the coding sequence ATGTATAAAATCATTGTGCTCCTAATAAGTATGCTTGCAATCATATTCGTTTGGTTTAACTACACCTCAACAACTGTGGGTTTCATCTATAATCCTATAACAAACGCCGCTGAGTATCTAGGTCTCAAGAATTATAGAGTAAATTTTGTTGCTTCCAATATTGACAGTGATTTAGAGAAGTTTTTCAAATATCTCTCGAGCCGAGGTGTTAAATTTGTGGTAGGTCCTTCCATGTCGGTTGATGGAAAAAAAGTTCTTCCATTTCTTAAAAAATACAATATTTTAGCACTCTCACCCACTATCACTTCCACAGAATTGCTAAAATCCGGTTATATTTACTCGCTTATGCCGCCAAATAAATCTATCGTTTTGGCATTTCAAGAATATTTGGAAAAGTTGGGATGCAGTAACCTTTTGTTAGTACTTGACGATTCAAATAGAGAATACAGCGACGAGTTTAAAAGCCTTTTAAATTACTTTCCCGGAGATTTTGTTTATTACCAAGAATTATCCTCCATCAAGAATGTCCCTGTTGAAAAGTACGATACTGCTGTTCTTACAACTGTAGAAAAAGATTCCTTCGAAATAATAAAGTTTTTGAAAACAAAAAATCCAAAGATCAGAATATTTGCCACGGAAGCTTCTTTCAGCAAGGAATTCCTGAGACTTGGAGGCATTTTTTTAGAAGATACATATTTCTTGGTTCCCAAGTTGCATTCAACAGAAGGAGTTGAATTGGTAATGATTGAAAATTGGGTTGACTTTATTCAAAAACACAGGTTTCTAAGCACTCAACAATTCAAGCGTTTTATCAACACACATATTATCAAAGTGGGTGAAAGATACGTTTATTTCACAGAGGAAGGGGTCAAAGAAGATCTTCAACTTTACGTAGTCAAAGATGGTAAATTCAAGGAGGTTCAGTAA
- a CDS encoding HD-GYP domain-containing protein, translating to MDKTTRIGAIVNGIIVTVFILLLTAFYIRLDKEALRDLNDFSEMLDSYIENRIGVVVELPKDLKINGSDYSQNLKIGPNSYLKGIFVKGYSLKYVYEEKDNLFLLEIPISLIRFPTREFKIIVEVDGRVVYSSERGLIGNLVNSSFNNFTDFLGKSGTTKYKFNVRISPNPDVLLSSVFFNFLWGLIPWVALVTLNNIHARKEKDLEKAASALQGIISDMILRVETGEYLEYNPIETKHEPLLKVQNAIHNLFSRYTEAIAGFKSTTEELENTMAQIEEMQSALEERNFLLINTLAETVELKDIGTGEHSKKVMQLSLALATKLNITDPEELNAIKYGAILHDVGKIGIPDQILLKPGKLSPEEFEIMKTHTILGERVVSQIPGWELVADVVRHHHENIDGSGYPDGLSKGTLSLRAQIVSLVDVFTALTEDRPYRKALSPLEALELMQSMVGTKFDRELFEKFKEVVVEHMEFSGLSKDKSEAEEISDSEGGYLA from the coding sequence GTGGATAAAACAACAAGAATTGGAGCCATTGTCAACGGAATAATTGTGACAGTTTTTATCCTGCTGTTAACTGCTTTTTATATTAGACTTGATAAGGAAGCTTTGAGAGATTTAAATGATTTTTCCGAAATGCTTGACAGCTACATTGAAAATCGCATTGGCGTTGTTGTTGAATTACCAAAAGACTTAAAAATCAACGGTTCAGACTATTCTCAGAATTTGAAAATAGGTCCCAATTCTTATTTGAAAGGCATATTTGTCAAAGGTTATTCACTTAAGTACGTTTATGAAGAGAAAGATAACCTGTTTTTATTAGAAATACCTATTTCATTGATTAGATTCCCAACACGCGAATTCAAGATTATTGTTGAGGTAGATGGAAGAGTTGTCTATTCATCTGAAAGAGGATTGATTGGTAATTTAGTTAATAGCAGTTTTAATAATTTTACAGACTTTCTAGGGAAATCCGGAACAACGAAATACAAATTTAACGTAAGAATCTCGCCAAATCCAGATGTTTTACTTTCAAGCGTCTTCTTCAATTTTCTATGGGGATTGATTCCTTGGGTAGCCTTAGTGACTCTGAACAACATTCACGCGCGCAAAGAAAAAGACCTTGAAAAAGCTGCTTCCGCATTGCAAGGTATAATTTCAGATATGATTCTCAGAGTAGAAACTGGCGAATATCTAGAGTACAACCCAATTGAAACGAAACACGAACCCTTGTTAAAAGTTCAAAATGCTATTCACAATTTATTTTCACGTTATACGGAAGCAATCGCTGGATTTAAATCAACGACCGAAGAATTGGAAAACACAATGGCACAAATAGAGGAAATGCAATCGGCTTTGGAAGAGCGAAATTTCCTTTTGATAAATACACTTGCCGAAACTGTTGAACTCAAAGACATAGGCACGGGAGAACATTCAAAAAAGGTTATGCAACTATCACTTGCACTAGCAACAAAACTCAACATAACCGACCCAGAAGAGCTCAACGCAATAAAATACGGGGCGATACTTCATGACGTAGGAAAAATAGGTATACCCGACCAGATACTTTTGAAACCTGGGAAACTTAGTCCAGAAGAGTTTGAAATAATGAAAACTCATACCATATTAGGAGAAAGGGTCGTTTCGCAAATTCCGGGATGGGAACTTGTGGCAGATGTTGTCCGGCATCATCATGAAAATATCGATGGAAGTGGCTATCCGGATGGGCTTTCGAAAGGTACATTGAGTCTCAGAGCACAAATAGTTTCTTTGGTCGATGTGTTCACTGCGTTGACAGAAGATAGACCTTACAGAAAGGCCTTGAGTCCTTTGGAAGCTCTTGAACTAATGCAAAGCATGGTTGGAACAAAGTTTGACCGTGAATTGTTTGAAAAATTCAAAGAAGTTGTTGTGGAGCATATGGAATTTTCAGGACTTTCAAAAGACAAGTCTGAAGCAGAGGAAATAAGCGATTCAGAAGGTGGTTATTTAGCATGA
- a CDS encoding Asp23/Gls24 family envelope stress response protein, translated as MKFQGTCGEIEVTEKALKKIVYYALTELSDRLNVAAKNWLQKVLNVFSSEESNVVINEDEASITVDLYVAIGYGINIPETFAMLKEKIIESFKKHLALENVEVNMHVTEVK; from the coding sequence ATGAAATTTCAAGGGACGTGTGGAGAAATTGAAGTAACCGAAAAAGCATTAAAGAAAATAGTCTACTATGCGTTAACCGAACTTTCAGACAGGTTGAATGTTGCAGCTAAGAACTGGTTACAGAAGGTCCTAAATGTATTTTCATCTGAAGAGTCCAACGTTGTAATTAACGAAGACGAAGCAAGTATTACAGTGGACCTTTATGTTGCTATTGGTTATGGTATAAACATTCCAGAAACATTTGCTATGCTGAAAGAAAAGATAATAGAGTCATTCAAAAAACACCTCGCGTTAGAAAATGTGGAGGTCAACATGCATGTGACGGAAGTTAAGTGA
- a CDS encoding cytochrome b5 domain-containing protein, with protein MSKYRPIFVLMGLAIFTSFLFAGHLDKFFNIQKFKGEYKIISSETLQKTSGWISVEGVVYNLGTSAPAKKFVTLSEVDPKLLSNDKIVGILGVTISELSKYNGKNAPIMVAVNGIVYNLSASKSWAGGTHKNKHVAGQDLTYDILKLSPHGISKIKSFPSYGVLVFTPDELIKYDGKQQKKIYVSVYGIVHDATQSRKFTGGEHYGHDMGVDLTSEILSLQGHVNLLSKLYPIGLYVFNDETISKFNGKDGKPFVIVGDLVYDVSKNAQGIKAGTVYNGQPRKEWLIVGFMMN; from the coding sequence ATGAGTAAGTACAGACCGATTTTTGTCTTAATGGGTTTAGCTATCTTTACAAGTTTTTTATTTGCTGGGCATCTTGATAAGTTTTTTAACATTCAGAAGTTCAAAGGAGAATACAAAATAATTTCCTCTGAAACCTTGCAGAAGACTTCAGGATGGATTTCTGTGGAAGGTGTTGTATATAACCTTGGAACTTCCGCACCAGCTAAAAAATTTGTCACGTTATCAGAGGTAGATCCAAAGCTTCTTTCAAACGATAAGATTGTTGGAATTCTTGGTGTTACGATTTCTGAACTTTCGAAGTACAATGGAAAAAACGCACCTATAATGGTTGCTGTTAACGGGATAGTTTACAATCTTTCTGCTTCAAAATCATGGGCAGGAGGAACGCATAAAAATAAGCACGTTGCTGGTCAGGATTTGACTTACGACATCTTAAAACTCTCACCACATGGCATTTCCAAAATAAAATCGTTCCCATCCTACGGTGTTCTTGTTTTCACCCCAGATGAGCTGATTAAATACGACGGAAAGCAACAAAAGAAAATCTATGTTTCTGTTTATGGTATCGTTCATGATGCTACTCAGTCAAGAAAATTTACAGGTGGTGAACATTATGGTCATGATATGGGAGTAGATCTCACGAGTGAAATACTCTCGCTTCAAGGACATGTTAATTTGCTCAGCAAGTTGTATCCTATTGGATTATATGTCTTCAACGACGAAACCATCTCTAAATTTAACGGAAAAGATGGTAAACCTTTTGTTATTGTTGGAGATCTTGTGTACGACGTGTCCAAAAATGCACAAGGAATAAAAGCAGGAACGGTTTACAATGGTCAACCTCGCAAAGAGTGGTTAATTGTGGGATTTATGATGAACTGA
- a CDS encoding L7Ae/L30e/S12e/Gadd45 family ribosomal protein, which translates to MDEQKINKILTYMGFAARANKIAFGKDMLKEYLSDKRLRKKVLIVAKDAGERVKKDLKIRCEINNVPYIEIADKKTLAKAVGKINLSAVGILDENLAEAIIKLVHAE; encoded by the coding sequence ATGGATGAGCAAAAAATCAACAAGATACTTACATACATGGGGTTTGCAGCTAGAGCGAATAAGATTGCTTTTGGAAAGGATATGTTAAAGGAATACCTAAGCGATAAAAGGTTGCGTAAAAAAGTATTAATTGTGGCAAAAGATGCTGGGGAAAGGGTAAAGAAGGACCTAAAGATAAGATGTGAAATAAACAATGTTCCATATATCGAAATTGCGGACAAAAAAACTCTTGCAAAAGCTGTAGGAAAAATTAATCTGTCAGCAGTGGGAATTCTTGATGAAAATCTTGCTGAAGCAATTATTAAACTGGTTCACGCCGAATAA
- a CDS encoding Asp23/Gls24 family envelope stress response protein, translating into MGRIEINANVYQEIVYRTVCEFFGLEDAEKAVSFKKSNVIVEKPQLSEEEEKERVKFSIQLPAKFGLNFIEFSNNVACHVKSKVEEMTGMIVESVNIKVADVLTENENI; encoded by the coding sequence ATGGGAAGAATAGAGATTAATGCGAACGTTTATCAAGAGATAGTTTACAGAACTGTCTGCGAGTTTTTCGGATTAGAGGATGCTGAAAAGGCGGTTAGTTTCAAAAAGAGTAACGTTATTGTTGAAAAGCCTCAACTGTCGGAAGAAGAAGAGAAGGAGAGGGTAAAATTCTCAATCCAACTGCCGGCAAAGTTTGGTTTGAATTTCATAGAATTTTCTAACAATGTTGCATGTCATGTGAAGTCAAAAGTAGAAGAAATGACCGGTATGATTGTAGAAAGTGTTAATATCAAGGTTGCTGATGTTTTAACAGAAAACGAGAATATTTGA
- the folE2 gene encoding GTP cyclohydrolase FolE2, translated as MVLRDVQSEYDLRNVYLKRVGVKGVRYPIVVLDKTNGVQSTIATINMYVDLPQNYRGTHMSRFIEVLNEYHLEINPKRVRDILHKLKDVLNAKRAVIEVEFPYFIKKQAPVTKSESYLEYICTFEAEIFDSRFDFLTSVVVPIHTLCPCSKEISDRGAHNQRAICKVSYESREMIWIEDIIEIVEKSASAPIFTLLKRPDEKYVTELAYDHPKFVEDVARDVALELKKYDKIKWYRVEVESFESIHAHNAYACVTSDELQG; from the coding sequence ATGGTTCTTAGAGATGTCCAAAGCGAATACGATTTGAGAAACGTATACCTAAAAAGAGTAGGAGTAAAAGGTGTTAGGTATCCTATCGTGGTTCTCGATAAGACAAATGGTGTTCAATCAACAATTGCAACGATAAATATGTACGTAGACCTTCCACAAAACTATCGAGGAACGCATATGAGTAGGTTTATCGAAGTTCTTAACGAATATCACCTAGAGATAAATCCTAAACGAGTGAGAGATATCTTACACAAACTTAAGGACGTTTTAAATGCTAAGAGAGCAGTTATAGAAGTTGAATTTCCTTACTTTATTAAAAAGCAGGCACCAGTAACAAAGAGCGAAAGTTATCTTGAATATATCTGTACTTTTGAAGCAGAAATATTCGATAGTAGGTTTGACTTTTTAACTTCGGTTGTAGTTCCAATACACACACTATGTCCATGTTCAAAAGAAATCAGCGATAGAGGTGCGCACAATCAAAGAGCTATATGTAAAGTATCTTACGAAAGTAGAGAAATGATATGGATAGAAGACATCATAGAGATTGTGGAAAAATCGGCGAGCGCACCTATATTCACCTTACTTAAAAGGCCAGATGAGAAGTATGTAACAGAGCTCGCCTACGACCATCCAAAATTTGTAGAGGACGTAGCGAGAGATGTTGCACTTGAGTTGAAAAAGTATGATAAAATAAAATGGTATAGAGTAGAAGTTGAAAGCTTTGAGTCGATTCATGCACACAATGCCTACGCGTGCGTAACAAGTGACGAATTACAAGGGTAA
- a CDS encoding GNAT family N-acetyltransferase, with translation MEEKIVTLAEFPLIDFVELVNMVFSDYVIPINWNVLSFKMDARENSISFSDSFVFLKDNEPVGFILVAIRGNRARIDAMGVVPNERGKGLADRILKHTFRHLKMKNIDHVTLEVAAADERALRFYDKNGFRKLRNLDTFVLENPQEYDVHYSVLQTDNRLVYSIALSNEINIPRKVNWQREPITLMLSDGRYNLVRLHSKNIEGYLVWGKTDENSSYIVDCAPRSPAPEDWDLVVKVSVDYIVKNTRPSIISVVAVAEDDLLHSALEKNDFKILLTQYEMVRKL, from the coding sequence ATGGAAGAGAAAATAGTTACTCTTGCGGAATTTCCACTTATAGATTTTGTTGAGTTAGTAAACATGGTTTTTTCCGACTACGTAATTCCAATAAACTGGAACGTTCTATCATTTAAGATGGATGCTAGAGAAAACTCTATTTCCTTCAGCGATTCCTTTGTGTTCCTCAAGGATAATGAACCTGTAGGCTTTATTCTTGTCGCAATACGTGGAAACAGAGCAAGAATAGACGCAATGGGTGTTGTGCCAAACGAACGTGGAAAAGGCTTGGCAGATAGAATATTGAAACATACATTTAGGCATTTAAAGATGAAAAACATTGATCACGTAACACTCGAAGTTGCAGCTGCAGACGAACGAGCTCTAAGATTCTACGATAAAAACGGATTCAGAAAGTTGAGAAATCTTGACACATTTGTTCTAGAGAATCCCCAAGAATATGATGTACACTACTCTGTCCTTCAAACTGACAACAGACTAGTTTACTCAATTGCGCTGAGTAACGAGATAAATATACCAAGAAAGGTAAATTGGCAACGTGAACCAATAACATTGATGCTGTCTGACGGAAGATACAACTTGGTTAGATTACACTCCAAAAACATCGAAGGATACTTGGTTTGGGGCAAAACAGACGAAAATTCTTCCTACATAGTCGACTGCGCACCGAGGTCTCCAGCACCTGAAGATTGGGATTTGGTTGTGAAGGTTTCTGTTGATTATATAGTAAAGAATACAAGGCCGTCAATAATATCTGTAGTTGCTGTAGCTGAAGATGATTTACTACACAGTGCTTTGGAAAAGAATGATTTCAAGATATTGTTAACACAATACGAAATGGTAAGAAAACTGTAG